The following are encoded in a window of Telmatobacter sp. DSM 110680 genomic DNA:
- a CDS encoding response regulator, which produces MTTEPTVPQPELGSAQANGQGQSQGHRRRRRRRKNKTSQQVGQPQGQLQPNQQQPSPPQMQAPQPQQPRPQGGPPKDGSGRHRKKKKFFQQKSGAPQPGPGNSIAPQHNNGNGRRKERQRGPRTFVGPMDHSYRIVNGNVADGPPSTIPTQANGHHGGYYNDVNVGSPTVPVKADAPTRIFCFIDDLFFQAKIQETARKLGVKVEFVKGEKETVARIIDSPEAPTLVVFDLNNLNAKPMTLIPKFKTKFKKATSVIGFLNHLQGDLKMKAIESGCDTVMPRSAFSQSLPNLLRRYGMEEEEDNMPQPM; this is translated from the coding sequence ATGACAACAGAACCGACGGTGCCCCAGCCCGAGCTGGGGTCGGCCCAGGCCAATGGCCAGGGACAGTCGCAAGGACATCGGCGCCGCAGGCGTCGTCGCAAAAACAAGACCAGCCAGCAAGTCGGGCAGCCGCAGGGCCAGTTGCAGCCGAACCAGCAGCAACCGTCTCCGCCGCAGATGCAGGCTCCGCAGCCGCAGCAGCCACGACCGCAGGGTGGTCCACCCAAGGATGGTTCTGGCCGTCATCGAAAGAAGAAGAAGTTCTTTCAGCAGAAGAGTGGCGCACCGCAGCCCGGTCCCGGCAACAGCATCGCCCCTCAGCACAACAACGGCAATGGGCGTCGCAAGGAAAGACAGCGAGGACCGCGCACTTTCGTCGGACCGATGGATCACAGCTATCGCATCGTAAACGGCAACGTGGCTGATGGTCCTCCCTCGACAATTCCTACTCAGGCCAATGGACATCACGGCGGGTACTACAACGACGTAAACGTTGGATCGCCGACGGTTCCAGTCAAAGCTGACGCGCCGACTCGCATCTTCTGCTTCATCGACGACCTCTTCTTCCAGGCGAAGATCCAGGAAACAGCGCGAAAACTAGGCGTGAAGGTGGAGTTTGTGAAGGGCGAGAAGGAAACCGTCGCTCGCATCATCGATTCTCCCGAGGCGCCGACACTTGTGGTGTTCGATCTGAACAACCTGAACGCCAAACCGATGACACTCATTCCAAAGTTCAAAACGAAGTTCAAGAAGGCGACATCGGTGATCGGGTTTTTGAATCACCTACAGGGCGACCTGAAGATGAAGGCGATTGAATCGGGCTGCGATACCGTCATGCCACGTTCGGCATTCTCGCAGAGTCTCCCAAACCTCCTGCGCAGATATGGCATGGAAGAAGAAGAAGATAACATGCCCCAACCGATGTAA
- the mutM gene encoding bifunctional DNA-formamidopyrimidine glycosylase/DNA-(apurinic or apyrimidinic site) lyase: MPELPEVETVARGVDARVRGDRVEEVWFGSHREPFKTPAFRQADGLRGRRIISVHRTGKHIVMELGDRKKGKAAASALAEPGEIHAQWIVHLGMTGRLLVTTPGAAIAKHTHARLTLESGRELRFVDPRRFGRLDFYDLGNAAGDAENRFIAKGLEPLSIGAEEFANLFRGRKLAIKAALLNQTLMAGVGNIYADESLFRAGIRPRRRAGKLTRLELEKLRGALREVLEHAIRLGGSSVSDYVDAEGVRGFFQLEHCVYQRTGEPCRICGESIKRIVVAGRSTHYCPHCQK; the protein is encoded by the coding sequence ATGCCAGAATTGCCAGAGGTTGAGACCGTTGCGCGTGGCGTGGATGCGCGAGTGCGCGGCGACAGAGTCGAGGAAGTTTGGTTTGGCTCGCATCGCGAACCATTCAAGACCCCGGCGTTCAGGCAGGCGGATGGATTACGAGGGCGACGGATCATATCAGTCCATCGCACCGGAAAACACATCGTGATGGAGCTTGGAGATCGGAAGAAAGGGAAGGCCGCCGCATCCGCTCTCGCGGAGCCTGGCGAGATTCACGCACAGTGGATTGTCCACCTGGGCATGACGGGACGGCTGCTTGTGACGACCCCAGGAGCAGCCATCGCGAAACACACCCATGCGCGGTTGACGCTTGAGAGCGGCCGCGAGCTCCGTTTTGTGGATCCGCGGCGCTTCGGAAGACTCGATTTTTACGATCTGGGCAACGCAGCAGGGGATGCCGAAAACAGATTCATCGCCAAAGGTCTCGAGCCCTTGTCGATCGGGGCGGAGGAGTTTGCGAACTTGTTTCGTGGCCGCAAGCTGGCCATCAAGGCCGCGCTGCTGAATCAGACGCTGATGGCGGGAGTGGGGAATATCTATGCGGACGAAAGCCTGTTCCGGGCCGGGATTCGTCCTCGGCGCCGGGCTGGGAAATTAACGCGCCTGGAACTCGAGAAGCTAAGGGGAGCGCTGCGCGAAGTTCTCGAGCATGCAATTCGGTTAGGTGGGTCTTCAGTGTCCGACTATGTGGACGCTGAAGGTGTGCGGGGATTCTTCCAATTGGAGCATTGCGTGTATCAACGGACTGGCGAGCCCTGCCGGATATGTGGAGAGTCGATCAAGCGCATCGTGGTCGCCGGACGAAGCACGCACTATTGCCCCCACTGTCAGAAGTAA
- a CDS encoding nuclear transport factor 2 family protein, whose translation MTAQRIDPHDKSGLLSVTPMGIAKSTLRGCSSRYLAMGVAVLMMVGTAASVAAMGRAEKHETRHQIENLEDAWRSAILKGNIPAMDALLADDYMAITPTGILQSKEQALASLRAGSVHFKAIDLSDRKIRMYGTTALVTSRAEVAGTGPDGDISGSYRYTRVYVRDARGSWRIVSFEASKIRQFSDHRRSE comes from the coding sequence ATGACCGCACAGCGGATTGACCCACACGACAAATCGGGACTACTATCCGTTACGCCGATGGGAATCGCGAAGTCAACGTTGCGTGGATGTTCGAGCCGCTATCTTGCGATGGGTGTTGCCGTCCTGATGATGGTGGGCACAGCCGCTTCGGTGGCCGCAATGGGTCGGGCAGAAAAGCATGAGACGCGCCACCAGATTGAGAATCTCGAAGATGCGTGGCGAAGCGCGATTCTGAAGGGAAATATCCCTGCAATGGATGCGCTGCTGGCAGACGACTATATGGCCATCACACCCACGGGAATCCTGCAATCCAAAGAGCAGGCGCTCGCCAGCCTTCGAGCCGGATCCGTACACTTCAAGGCGATTGATCTGAGCGACCGCAAGATTCGCATGTACGGAACCACGGCGCTGGTGACCTCGCGTGCTGAAGTCGCGGGAACCGGACCGGACGGGGACATATCCGGCAGTTACCGGTATACGCGCGTCTACGTCAGAGACGCGCGCGGGTCGTGGCGGATCGTGAGCTTTGAAGCGAGCAAGATCAGGCAGTTCAGCGACCATCGTAGATCGGAATAG
- a CDS encoding putative quinol monooxygenase, with product MISFTVRMRFAQEDRAEIAEILEALTAASRQEPGCVSYIPHWVQGDTCTVLIYEQYKDQKAEEAHRQSAHFKKYAVAGLYQKMLERNREDLAALA from the coding sequence ATGATCAGCTTTACTGTCCGGATGAGGTTTGCCCAGGAAGATCGGGCGGAGATTGCCGAGATTCTTGAAGCACTCACCGCCGCGTCCCGGCAGGAGCCCGGATGTGTAAGCTACATTCCGCACTGGGTGCAGGGCGACACATGCACCGTCCTGATCTACGAACAGTACAAGGACCAGAAAGCTGAAGAGGCGCACCGTCAGTCGGCGCATTTCAAGAAGTACGCTGTCGCCGGCCTGTATCAGAAGATGCTGGAGCGAAACCGCGAAGATCTGGCCGCCCTCGCCTAG
- a CDS encoding adenylosuccinate synthase has protein sequence MRAKTAVILGAQWGDEGKGKIVDVLSERFSAVARYAGGHNAGHTVIHGKQKFVLQLIPCGVLRPGCKGVIGNGVVLDPIAFLKEVAKLRGLGVEVDDRLFVSNRAQVILPYHRMIELAAESAPGRKRIGTTSRGIGPAYEDKMARSGLRIVDLLNTSLLRQHIEAACGEKNAIAHALFGTDPLEPEKMYEEYAAAAEEVRPFVADTGRLLHQIIAGGGSVMFEGAQGTMLDIDHGTYPFVTSSSATAGGAATGTGVGPTAIGTVISVTKAYVTRVGEGPFPTEIHDPIGDQLRARGNEYGAVTGRPRRCGWLDIPLLRYSNLVNGAEWLVVTKMDVLDELEEIPICVGYQVDGKVSDEIPADVQGLERIKPVYTTLKGWRSSTEGITEFDKLPKAAQEYLRFQERESGAKIGMVSTGPDREQTMVLPEFAAALDEIHA, from the coding sequence ATGCGAGCGAAGACGGCAGTGATACTGGGCGCCCAATGGGGCGACGAAGGCAAAGGCAAGATCGTAGACGTGCTGAGCGAGCGCTTCAGCGCCGTCGCGCGCTATGCCGGCGGGCACAATGCCGGCCACACGGTGATCCATGGCAAGCAGAAGTTCGTGCTTCAGCTCATTCCCTGCGGCGTGCTGCGTCCCGGCTGCAAAGGCGTCATTGGCAACGGCGTTGTTCTCGATCCAATTGCTTTCTTGAAAGAAGTCGCCAAGCTTCGCGGACTCGGTGTCGAAGTGGACGACCGGCTTTTTGTCTCCAACCGCGCGCAAGTCATTCTGCCCTACCACCGCATGATCGAGCTCGCCGCTGAAAGCGCACCCGGACGCAAGCGCATCGGCACCACGAGCCGCGGCATCGGCCCCGCTTATGAAGATAAGATGGCGCGCAGCGGTCTGCGCATCGTGGATTTGCTGAATACGTCGCTGCTGCGTCAGCACATTGAGGCGGCGTGCGGCGAAAAGAATGCGATCGCGCACGCGCTATTCGGTACCGATCCCCTCGAGCCGGAGAAGATGTACGAGGAGTATGCGGCGGCTGCTGAAGAAGTGCGCCCGTTCGTTGCCGACACCGGCCGGCTTCTGCACCAGATCATTGCCGGTGGCGGGTCGGTGATGTTTGAAGGCGCGCAGGGTACCATGCTCGACATCGATCACGGCACTTATCCATTTGTGACGTCGTCGTCGGCAACAGCGGGCGGCGCGGCGACGGGAACCGGCGTCGGACCGACAGCGATCGGAACCGTGATCTCGGTGACGAAGGCTTATGTCACCCGCGTTGGCGAAGGACCGTTTCCAACTGAAATTCACGATCCGATTGGCGACCAGCTACGCGCGCGCGGCAACGAATATGGCGCCGTAACCGGTAGACCGCGTCGCTGCGGATGGCTCGATATTCCGCTGTTGCGCTACTCCAATTTAGTAAACGGCGCGGAGTGGCTTGTAGTAACCAAGATGGATGTGCTCGACGAACTAGAGGAGATTCCCATCTGCGTGGGCTACCAGGTGGATGGCAAGGTCAGCGATGAGATTCCCGCCGACGTGCAGGGCCTCGAACGCATCAAGCCGGTCTACACAACACTGAAGGGTTGGCGTTCCTCCACCGAGGGCATCACAGAATTTGATAAGCTGCCAAAAGCCGCGCAGGAGTATCTACGCTTTCAAGAACGCGAGAGCGGCGCGAAGATCGGCATGGTTTCTACGGGCCCCGACCGCGAGCAGACGATGGTGTTGCCGGAATTTGCTGCGGCACTCGACGAGATTCACGCATAG
- a CDS encoding glycoside hydrolase family 2 TIM barrel-domain containing protein, with amino-acid sequence MKFQSSRAIVLAVMLACFITVSMRAAIPRSPRQEFAADAGWKFFLGDQNGAESPSFSDTSWRVVDLPHDWSIESKPDKDNPSGAGGGFFPGGVGWYRKTFRAPADWKGKRVSVEFDGVYRDATVYLNGHKLGTHPYGYTAFTFDMTPGLNFTGPNVLAVRVDNSAQPNSRWYSGSGIYRHVRVVVTDPAHVEHWGVVVTTLEATGTSAKVSIRTRVANESSGDVPVTVETTLLDKTGNKVGSAQTMLSIATGKDDVASQEITVANPAFWSPKSPTLYRAVSTIRENGNVIDKVTTVFGIRSLAWSAENGLLLNGKPIKLTGGSVHHDNGPLGAAAFDRAEERRVELLKAAGMNAVRTAHNPPSTAFLDACDRLGLLVLDEPFDVWKAHKVKFDYGTDFDEWWKQDVSSMVLRDRNHPSIVIWGIGNEIPELETDRGAILGKQLADQVRALDNTRPVTLAFPGTTTKPSAQAVFSQLDITGYNYNILATYQKDHEQLPSRMMLTTESWPTKAFPLWKISEDNPYVLGDLTWTAMDYLGESGIGAWQYGTPQQAKMADGMASMMAGTAMIDQLFTGMAEGKDPMTDMAKNNSDPNAKAMMELFFHPYPWHASACGDLDLTGFRKPQSYYRDIIWNGGDRVYATVRLPEPEGKKIIAIMWATNPTLHSWNWPGQEGKQLDVEVYSGAEKVQLFLNDKLIGEKPTGREQEFKAVFSVPYAPGTLKAVGLRGKRVVTEDVLMTAGEPTRLRVTADRTVLQANGEDLSFVTVEAVDAHGQPDLHADREVHFALSGPGVIAAVGNGDGQDADSYSGDRRKLYQGRALVVIRTSKQAGLIKLTVKSSGLSDGALTISARAPQPQAELR; translated from the coding sequence TCTCGATGAGAGCCGCCATCCCCAGATCGCCGCGACAGGAATTCGCTGCAGATGCCGGATGGAAGTTCTTCCTCGGCGATCAGAACGGCGCGGAATCGCCTTCGTTTTCCGATACTTCCTGGCGCGTTGTCGATTTACCCCACGACTGGAGCATCGAGAGCAAGCCCGACAAGGACAATCCCAGCGGTGCAGGCGGAGGATTCTTCCCCGGCGGCGTGGGCTGGTATCGCAAGACATTTCGCGCCCCCGCCGATTGGAAGGGCAAACGTGTGAGCGTCGAATTCGATGGCGTATACCGCGACGCTACGGTGTATCTGAACGGGCACAAGCTGGGGACGCATCCCTACGGCTATACCGCGTTCACCTTTGACATGACTCCGGGACTGAACTTTACCGGGCCGAATGTGCTTGCCGTGCGCGTGGATAACTCAGCCCAGCCGAATAGCCGATGGTACAGCGGATCAGGAATCTACAGGCATGTGCGCGTGGTGGTGACGGACCCTGCGCACGTGGAGCACTGGGGCGTTGTAGTCACGACGCTGGAAGCGACGGGCACGTCGGCCAAGGTCTCGATTCGTACACGCGTGGCAAATGAGTCCTCTGGCGATGTCCCAGTTACAGTCGAGACGACGCTGCTGGACAAGACGGGAAACAAAGTTGGCAGCGCACAAACGATGCTGAGCATCGCAACGGGCAAGGATGACGTGGCTTCGCAGGAGATCACGGTAGCAAATCCTGCGTTTTGGTCGCCGAAGTCACCCACACTGTACCGCGCAGTTTCTACGATTCGCGAAAATGGAAATGTAATCGATAAGGTCACCACTGTTTTTGGCATACGCTCGCTTGCGTGGTCAGCAGAGAACGGGCTTCTGTTGAACGGCAAGCCGATCAAGCTGACCGGCGGCAGCGTTCATCATGATAACGGACCTCTCGGAGCCGCCGCGTTCGATCGCGCAGAAGAGCGCCGGGTGGAACTGCTGAAGGCGGCGGGGATGAATGCGGTGCGCACGGCGCACAATCCACCGTCGACTGCGTTTCTCGATGCATGCGACCGACTCGGCCTGCTGGTACTCGATGAGCCCTTCGACGTGTGGAAGGCACACAAGGTCAAGTTCGATTACGGCACCGACTTTGATGAATGGTGGAAGCAGGATGTGTCGTCGATGGTGTTGAGAGACCGCAATCACCCGTCGATCGTGATCTGGGGCATCGGCAACGAGATTCCTGAACTCGAAACGGATCGTGGCGCCATACTTGGCAAACAGCTTGCGGACCAGGTGCGCGCGCTCGACAACACGCGACCGGTCACGCTGGCGTTTCCGGGCACAACAACCAAACCCTCGGCGCAGGCCGTCTTCTCGCAACTTGACATCACGGGTTACAACTACAACATCCTTGCCACATATCAGAAGGACCACGAGCAGTTGCCATCGCGCATGATGCTGACCACCGAGTCGTGGCCGACAAAGGCTTTTCCGCTCTGGAAGATATCAGAGGACAATCCGTATGTTCTCGGCGACCTGACTTGGACGGCCATGGATTACCTCGGAGAGTCAGGCATCGGAGCGTGGCAATACGGCACCCCGCAACAGGCGAAGATGGCTGATGGGATGGCAAGCATGATGGCGGGCACGGCGATGATCGACCAGTTGTTCACCGGAATGGCAGAAGGTAAAGACCCAATGACGGATATGGCCAAAAACAATTCCGATCCAAACGCCAAGGCTATGATGGAACTCTTTTTTCATCCCTATCCCTGGCACGCTTCAGCATGCGGCGATCTCGATCTGACTGGCTTCCGTAAACCGCAGTCTTACTATCGCGACATCATCTGGAACGGCGGCGATCGCGTTTATGCCACCGTGCGTCTACCTGAGCCAGAAGGCAAGAAGATCATTGCCATCATGTGGGCTACCAACCCCACACTGCACAGCTGGAACTGGCCTGGACAGGAGGGGAAGCAACTGGATGTGGAGGTCTATTCTGGCGCGGAAAAGGTACAGCTATTCCTAAACGACAAGCTGATCGGCGAAAAGCCGACGGGCCGCGAGCAGGAATTCAAGGCGGTGTTTTCTGTACCATACGCTCCGGGCACACTGAAGGCGGTGGGACTGCGCGGGAAGCGGGTTGTTACCGAAGATGTTTTGATGACCGCGGGAGAACCGACACGGCTGCGGGTGACGGCGGATCGAACTGTGTTGCAGGCGAATGGAGAGGACCTTTCGTTCGTAACGGTCGAAGCCGTGGATGCGCACGGCCAGCCCGATCTGCATGCTGATCGAGAGGTGCATTTCGCGCTCAGTGGACCTGGAGTGATCGCGGCTGTTGGAAACGGAGATGGACAGGACGCAGACTCCTACAGCGGCGATCGACGCAAGCTCTACCAGGGACGCGCACTCGTTGTGATTCGCACGTCGAAACAGGCTGGACTCATCAAGCTGACCGTTAAGAGTTCCGGCCTCAGCGACGGCGCATTGACTATCAGCGCAAGGGCGCCGCAGCCACAGGCTGAATTGCGGTGA